Within the Salvia hispanica cultivar TCC Black 2014 chromosome 4, UniMelb_Shisp_WGS_1.0, whole genome shotgun sequence genome, the region ATCATTTCGTTTTTtaccaaatatttaattccttctaatttattttccatcTATATCATTCTCTATTCTGTACCATTTcatacccaaaaaaaataatcttaactAGGAATGGCAAAATGAGTAGTGGGTAATGGGTAATTTCCATCTCGACCCGCTACCGgccgggtattggatacccaCTACCCGACGATAACGGGACACggggcgggatcgggtagCATGTTTTAAAGTTTTGCGGATAGCGGGTATACCAACTACCCGTGCGGATATACCCGTTAGTCCCGATATTACCCgctattattagtattatatatatagggacgtgatcaaatgcaaactctaaatattgtacaaactccaaactatgatctagaccgttagaaaatatcaacagatcatgaaataatagcaacaaaaaatgtcaacacaatgtcaacggttgatgttgtgttgacattgtattgatatcagaattttgaaattttatactgtgttgacattatgttgatattgtgttgaaaaagtttggagtttgtacaatatatgggtttgcattttatcactaccctatatatatatatatatatatatatatatatatatatataatacgtatataaatttgaaattaaaaagaaaaatttaatgttaaatttggattccttaaatattaatgaatttaGATTAAGTATGCTATAAGGGGTTTAGGggtaaaatgggaaaaaaataagCATAGAAGGACCTGAAATGTGATTAATGGTTTCCCAAGTTCGAGTTTAGGGACCTAAAATATGTGATCCtcataaaagtaatatattcgAAATTAGGACCCATATTACACTAAcgtttttaattcattttcattacatttcttaaaactcgcatCGGGTCAAATCGTTACatctaatggcggacggagggtaTACTCGAAGATTGCCGAAGGAAAATCGTAATTACATGAAATTAGAATGTCATTACTTGCAAATGATAGTGTAAACATCGTATAGATCGCTAGCGCATATGAATCATAATAACTTTTCAATttactaaatcaaaatatcagATACATATAGCACATATGAATCATAACAACTTTCAAATTAccaatttatttctatttctaattttgacgTTGCCTCACTGTCTCATactaaatgaaaaagaaacattaattaaattgaaatctaCAATCATGATTTCACCTTACAATAGAGGGCTTTCCTctatcacataaatatttttctgatTTCCTTTCcttgaattttatgaaaaatttcCGAGATCTTCTTTGATTTTAACTAAATTGACGTAAATGAAgagaaatttttaattagaaggggctgaaattaaagaaagaaatgaaaaaaaacaattggacaaagaaagaagaaaatatttaaaaatgaggAGTAGAAAGTAGGGCAGGGGAAAAGAGAGATTTCGGAAAAGGGGCTCAATTCGCAGACCTTTCGaaatttaggattaaattCACTTACCTTCCGGAATATGAGATCGTGGCATGCGAATTTTTCGAAATAAgggattttcgattttttacgtgttttgtttccttttttcttattattgcTCTAACAATATTTACAATGGACCAAATTATCCCTAATATTTCaccacaattttaattttttactccaattttattttcaccaATGTCTACGGATCACAGTTAATCACCACTGCCTCCTCCCTTAGCTGCCGTCTACCTGTTTCTCTCCCATTTCCGATCCATCTAAAAGAATCAATTACAAAAACTCAAATTCCCCCACCCTCTTTGCAGTTGGATTAGCAGTTGGATGGTTTATGCAATTGTGAAGGAACTTGGCCTTGGTGGGCAGAGGAATCGGACTGGGAGATAGAGGGATTAAGAAATGGAGCATTCAGTGTTCGAGGCGGCGAAGGGGAAGCTGAAGGTCTGATACGtccggattttgcactgttttaaggccattatttggtccgtttttgttatcaaaatcactctacatgtccattatttgcatattctatacattttggtattttgacgtgttttgtgagaaatgtgcatatttgagccgaaaagggagtaaaaacgcttagtctggaaatctggagtcaaacggcgaccgccgaccgccgcgaagttgtacggcgacctccggcgcccggcggtcagggctatgtggcggcccgcctcggaaatttacgctaggagaagagtctcgccggcgaccgccggaggacatgtggcggtccgccaccgaagggtcgagtctctctggactccaacgcggcgaccgccggccaaggtgcggcggcccgccggagaaaggcggtgaatccgaccagccctagatttgctccaagatttaccaaattttgaagatcttttccttctatgatgaggaataatcttcccctataaataggacctcaagcttcatcaaaagagagtttttttttcacacaacaagaacacattcatagagatcaaaagctagagtacttcaattgtgcaaggagttgaagaaggatttcaagaacatcaaaaacgacaaggattcaacctacgggttttatttgctttagttttatgttcagattgctttcccttcaatctatgtttttagtttattcagtcatgtgtaactaaactcataggattctagggacgtgttagtagcaactttggttatacaattccgttttctatttaatatccgttttgtttttactttgtttcttccctaagttaatcatgatgcttcataattgagtgacacaattatgtatgattcaatacaacttgcttcataactgtgacagagttctagcgagttagatccacttagtagacactacagttagcttcctttaaaacggcacttgttaattgagagtgaggacttttcaagggtcttaggagctttttggagttacgtgttaggattgacaaccctaatgttagtaatcaacgtttgtatcgcatgagcataagctaggtgactcgtcctttcaaagtattaactgtgctagggtattgtagtttggaatttgtataaccataaaagcgaaagcacatccctggaattccccttatctctatacttttctctccgtgatttgcttgcatttagttgtttactgtttttaatatttactgttttcaaaaagttacaaaaaattcttgtttctccagatagtaattgagttctagtagaagatagacactttgtgtacatcttccccgtgttcgatacccggtactaaccttttgctatactatacctactctgtatacttgcaggtatttatagtgcaaataaaaagtgcatcaaggTCGTTGGAATTGCCGGCGTCGGGATTCATAATGTGGATCTGCAGGCGGCGACAGAGTTCGGGTGTTTGGTGGTGAATGCGCCGACGGCGAACACGATCGTGGCGGCGGAGCATGGGATCGCTCTGCTTGCTGGCATTGACGAAGTTGGCGTCGTGAGTTCTCATCACTTGCTTCGCGAAGTCGACGGAGGAGACGATGAGGAAGTGGAGCTCGCCGAGCTGGAGATGCATCAGGGGGCCTTGTGTGGCGGCGAGGTCACAGAGAGGCGGTGGGGGGCGGCGGAGCGGAGCGGAGCATGAGATGGAGGTTTCCGATGAGATGGAGCGATGAGTTGAAGTgggaattaagaaaataaaattggaataaaaaaatactccattacACAATTTAGGGATAATTTTGTCCattcataaatattgtgagagcaataataagaaaaagaaaacaaaacacataaaaaaatcgaaaatcctTTATTTCGAAAAATTCGCATGCCACGATCCCATATTCCGAAAGGTCAGCAaatttaatcctaaatttCGAAAGGCCTGCGAATTGAGCCCCTTTTTGCCGAAATCTCTCggaaaataccgaaataccggccttatcttaccaaaaaaataccaaaattacCGAaatttcggtacggtatgataccttaccgaaagattcTGGTAAGGTAAcagtatgaattttcaaataccgcggtataccgctgcataccgaaatttggtatataccgtaaattaaggtatataccacaaaaatagacacacaatttatataaaatatattttatatattttaaattataaaatatattgtgaaatataaatataattatgaataaattatatggtatcggtatggaaattcgtcataccgaaaataaggaataccgaagttcggtataccgaaaactttggtaatGTAAAAgtatgactttttcgcatATCGTATTTACGGTAATATATATggtatggtggtttcggtaaggtatatcgtacctacccacccctaatagaaagtaaaagaaaatgtcaaaaaatatttaattggacTATTGTACTAGTCTTAAAATCtaatatttatagtactaataaatataattgttatgggtcatattctaatgcttatagcaccctaatctaaaatcaagaccaaatttccacccttagattttaaaatgagtggatgagattaaatcttacgaatctcaataaatagtagacaaaatatcaaaaaagggtaatatcatcattatgttatcatatgataattttcatgaatgtttttttatatcaacatagtgtattacaaatatcaacaatatgacatgagaatatcaacactagtacaagaaaatatcaacacatatttattgagatttttacatggttttattgagattttttgatttatttgttgataaaaatcttatcaacatttatgaaaactaaaataaaaaatatcaaatttcatcatttgaacgtcgtcggaacatatgcaattgagatctcgttggaatccttataaaattatctttaatttgatatacttgtttgcgaaaaaataatttaaatcgagagagttacgtaaatttaaagttttaagatgattttaataagagggaattgacattaataccgtctaattttatttattaattttcttaattaaaaatataatccatgtgacattatttcaaccattagatcttctaatctaatgactaagatttagtcttagtttggaattgctaattagttagcaactGATCACTCCTCTAATTGTGATAGGAGTATCATAGTATATACCTACCTatgggatgtaatcaattgctaactaattaccaatcccaaattgagaccaattttcaaccattggattagaagatcttgtggttaatataatgccaagtgtaatatattttaaatttaaataattattaattaaattaaaagggtattaatgtcaaatcctatatgtagtaattataactaactactttctctctcctcaaaatcatctcaaatctttaaatttacgtaactctctcaatttaaattattttttcgcaaaaaatatatcaaattaaagataatttaataaggattccaacgagatctcaattgcatatgttccgacgacgttcggatgatgaaatttgatattttttattttagttttcgtaaatgttgatacccaaatttttatcaacaaatacatcaaaaaatctcaataaaaccatgtaaaaatctcaataaatatgtgttgatattttcttgtactaatgttgatattcttatatcatattgttgatatttgtaatacataatgttgatataaaaaaacactcacgaaaattatcatatgataacataatgacgatattacccttttattgatattttgtctactatttattgagatttgtgagctttaatcttatccactcattttaaaatccaaggatggagatttagtcttgattttggattatggtgctataagcattagaataagacCCACCTGCCTATAACTATAGAAGTAATCTTAATGAAACTCCAATCAGCCTTTTTTTGTCAGCTAATGTATCTTTTTCcgtgttcaatttttttcaactttcaatGTACTAATAATATAGAGTACAAAGATTAACCGagaatatcaattttatcttaaatcAAATGTTTGCACAATTTACATTGATGCTTAtcatttaagaaattaaaaaagtagaaaattaaattttgactAATTAATAAGATGCAAGTCAGACTTGGATCTACGAAATAATgaaagacaaaataaatatctgTAGTTTATTCGATTAATTTCAAAAGACCTTAACTTTAGTTGGGACAAGTAAGGTACTAAACACAAGAAGATGtagaaatattaattgaagcacaagaagatgatgaagtaAGTGATCACAATTTCAGAGACAAATCCAAGCCTGATTCATCGTACTGGTTTCCCGGAACATTCCTCGTATTAGGGTAGCCGGGCTGGATGAGGTATTCTGCGAAGCCCATGGGTGGGGCTTGATTAAATACGGGCGTGAAGGCGCTGGACGGTCCAGGCCCAAAGTCCTGGGCGTGGGCCATGGGATTGGGGCGGACATGGAAAGGAGGAAGGCATGGGGCCACAGCCAACATTCCAGAGGGGCGGTGGTTGTAGGCGAAGAGGGACCTTTGCTGGAAATCGTGGCGGTGGTGGTAGGAACCGAAGAAAGGGGTGGGCACAGTCATCCGGGATCCGGGGCCCTCATCGTAGTAGTTGCTGTCCTGCATGTTCTTCTCCACGGCCCGCTCCACTTTGTGCGCGTTTTGGTGGCCTCCCAGTGCCTGCTTGTTGCTAAATTTCTTGTGGCAGTACCGACATCCGTACTCCCGATCTATATCGGCCACCGCAACCTGATCTACAACGGCCCTCTTGCTCTGCTCCTCCGAGGGGCTGCCTTGCTCCTGCT harbors:
- the LOC125221137 gene encoding zinc finger protein JAGGED-like → MESDGNKQEQGSPSEEQSKRAVVDQVAVADIDREYGCRYCHKKFSNKQALGGHQNAHKVERAVEKNMQDSNYYDEGPGSRMTVPTPFFGSYHHRHDFQQRSLFAYNHRPSGMLAVAPCLPPFHVRPNPMAHAQDFGPGPSSAFTPVFNQAPPMGFAEYLIQPGYPNTRNVPGNQYDESGLDLSLKL